In the genome of Oscarella lobularis chromosome 1, ooOscLobu1.1, whole genome shotgun sequence, one region contains:
- the LOC136199477 gene encoding uncharacterized protein isoform X3, whose protein sequence is MKPSVAFFLVLVLAMAGAPRNVAARMASPPKPKLTSTLYAVLPGRLVTLTCHTSIKPVLWFLNGNKLRESVFHVFQNDRQRLLIPAFRSSDNGTYTCNPANISESNSITVYMTNPPMIDLHSDSGVAYEGNFLIINGTITYKGGSLNITLEDRRGYTFGPKKELSVFGKANFTFILPNITLTLQGLVTIYMQSFLRDTSSRGIYKSKSIFLTLIRKPKTPHVSITKKWPMAIAKWRVPPGDVNYRYDPVSKFKARRTYSNGTSTVQIFNESTKQITIYSPGETITFSVTALGEHTQSGTGLTTIQIECFDPNRPTNFFVDSDTNFVLLNASGKALPICLSNPLPIHMPKGLQLDAKNVVSVARSLGEVHAHYDYSKFYYTNLDLTKLFETSQLVISNGSCPQIVSFCNESQYVKFNNLSHGNLGSPIATDVPTLSSNASATVSLFSNATATTSNTTISDQSLQLVAPLSVAAGLVIVLAMLLPIFIYLKCAESGKTKNSLSKIHRDERQDVDVSTYLPVPAQAYLQEGQTAVNQDDSIEEEVCKRKTSQEKTASTKESASEKEALQLPAFRSNIERTLGQEFMKVQGRLDDMEERLEERFDELGQQMKEMAPANLSESHNPHNEKLNRKPATEELIDLSKAVVCKWKVIALRLKIPGTAVEQIDLDYNKTQEKAYKVLEAWIEQESEAASVEALCRALCKEGMRATAATIFKLDDEVLCRFGRN, encoded by the exons ATGAAACCAAGCGTTGCTTTTTTCCTGGTACTTGTGCTGGCAATGGCAGGTGCCCCACGGAATGTAGCCGCAAGGATGGCTTCTCCTCCGAAGCCGAAGTTAACGTCGACACTCTACGCAGTGTTGCCTGGGAGACTTGTTACCTTGACTTGTCACACGTCTATCAAGCCTGTCCTTTGGTTTTTAAATGGAAACAAGCTACGTGAATCCGTCTTTCACGTTTTTCAAAACGACCGTCAGCGACTTTTAATTCCCGCCTTCAGAAGCAGCGATAACGGAACGTACACATGCAATCCTGCAAATATCAGCGAAAGCAACTCTATCACCGTATACATGACAA ATCCTCCTATGATCGATCTTCATAGCGATAGTGGGGTTGCGTACGAAGGAAACTTCCTAATCATCAATGGAACTATCACCTATAAGGGTGGTTCACTGAATATCACGCTAGAAGATAGGAGAGGATACACGTTCGGCCCCAAAAAGGAATTGTCCGTATTTGGCAAAGCAAACTTCACCTTCATCTTGCCTAATATTACTTTGACTCTGCAAGGACTTGTGACCATTTATATGCAATCATTTCTTCGAGACACTTCTTCACGTGGCATCTATAAATCGAAGTCAATATTTCTTACGTTAATAC GAAAACCCAAAACACCGCATGTTTCCATCACAAAGAAGTGGCCTATGGCAATAGCAAAATGGCGCGTTCCGCCAGGTGATGTAAATTACCGATATGATCCCGTTTCAAAGTTTAAAGCGCGTCGGACCTATTCAAATGGAACTTCCACTGTGCAAATATTCAACGAGTCAACCAAACAAATCACCATCTATAGTCCTGGAGAAACAATCACGTTTTCAGTTACTGCCCTTGGAGAACACACACAAAGTGGCACTGGCTTGACGACTATTCAAATTGAATGCTTTGATCCGAATA gGCCGACCAACTTTTTCGTTGATTCTGATACCAATTTCGTGCTTCTTAACGCAAGCGGAAAGGCACTTCCGATATGTCTTTCGAATCCTTTGCCTATTCATATGCCTAAAGGACTCCAACTTGACGCTAAAAATGTAGTCAGTGTCGCCAGGTCACTTGGCGAAGTGCACGCACACTACGACTACAGCAAATTCTATTACACAAACCTTGACCTGACAAAATTGTTTGAAACAAGTCAGCTTGTCATCTCTAATGGATCGTGTCCACAGATCGTTTCATTCTGCAATGAATCACAGTATGTTAAATTTAACAATCTCTCCCACGGCAATTTAGGAAGTCCTATTGCTACTGATGTTCCAACACTATCGTCTAATGCGAGTGCCACTGTATCTTTGTTTTCTAATGCAACTGCAACTACCTCTAATACTACAA TTTCTGATCAATCTCTGCAGCTGGTTGCTCCACTCTCGGTCGCAGCCGGTCTTGTCATAGTATTGGCTATGCTACTTCCCATCTTCATATATTTGAAATGTGCAGAAAGcggcaaaacaaaaaacagtCTTTCGAAGATTCATCGTGACGAGCGACAGGATGTCGATGTCTCCACTTACTTGCCGGTGCCTGCACAAGCTTACTTGCAAGAAGGACAGACAGCTGTAAATCAAGACGACAGCATCGAAGAAG AAGTTTGTAAACGCAAAACTTCTCAGGAAAAAACAGCATCGACTAAAG AGAGTGCCAGTGAAAAGGAGGCACTGCAGTTGCCTGCTTTTAGAAGCAATATTGAGCGTACTCTTG GTCAAGAATTTATGAAGGTGCAGGGGAGACTTGACGACATGGAGGAAAGATTGGAGGAAAGATTTGACGAATTGGGGCAGCAGATGAAAGAAATGGCTCCGGCG AATCTTTCTGAATCTCACAATCCACACAATG aaaaattgaataGAAAACCTGCAACAGAGGAGCTAATCGACCTGAGTAAAGCTGTTGTCTGTAAGTGGAAGGTTATAGCTCTACGTCTAAAAATTCCTGGCACCGCCGTTGAACAAATTGATTTGGATTACAATAAAACCCAGGAAAAGGCCTACAAAGTATTAGAAGCATGGATAGAGCAGGAATCAGAGGCTGCATCAGTGGAAGCGCTTTGCCGAGCTCTTTGCAAAGAAGGCATGCGTGCTACTGCTGCAACTATTTTTAAACTAGACGACGAAGTTCTCTGTCGCTTTGGTAGAAACTAA
- the LOC136199477 gene encoding uncharacterized protein isoform X2: protein MKPSVAFFLVLVLAMAGAPRNVAARMASPPKPKLTSTLYAVLPGRLVTLTCHTSIKPVLWFLNGNKLRESVFHVFQNDRQRLLIPAFRSSDNGTYTCNPANISESNSITVYMTNPPMIDLHSDSGVAYEGNFLIINGTITYKGGSLNITLEDRRGYTFGPKKELSVFGKANFTFILPNITLTLQGLVTIYMQSFLRDTSSRGIYKSKSIFLTLIRKPKTPHVSITKKWPMAIAKWRVPPGDVNYRYDPVSKFKARRTYSNGTSTVQIFNESTKQITIYSPGETITFSVTALGEHTQSGTGLTTIQIECFDPNRPTNFFVDSDTNFVLLNASGKALPICLSNPLPIHMPKGLQLDAKNVVSVARSLGEVHAHYDYSKFYYTNLDLTKLFETSQLVISNGSCPQIVSFCNESQYVKFNNLSHGNLGSPIATDVPTLSSNASATVSLFSNATATTSNTTISDQSLQLVAPLSVAAGLVIVLAMLLPIFIYLKCAESGKTKNSLSKIHRDERQDVDVSTYLPVPAQAYLQEGQTAVNQDDSIEEAEVCKRKTSQEKTASTKESASEKEALQLPAFRSNIERTLGQEFMKVQGRLDDMEERLEERFDELGQQMKEMAPANLSESHNPHNEKLNRKPATEELIDLSKAVVCKWKVIALRLKIPGTAVEQIDLDYNKTQEKAYKVLEAWIEQESEAASVEALCRALCKEGMRATAATIFKLDDEVLCRFGRN, encoded by the exons ATGAAACCAAGCGTTGCTTTTTTCCTGGTACTTGTGCTGGCAATGGCAGGTGCCCCACGGAATGTAGCCGCAAGGATGGCTTCTCCTCCGAAGCCGAAGTTAACGTCGACACTCTACGCAGTGTTGCCTGGGAGACTTGTTACCTTGACTTGTCACACGTCTATCAAGCCTGTCCTTTGGTTTTTAAATGGAAACAAGCTACGTGAATCCGTCTTTCACGTTTTTCAAAACGACCGTCAGCGACTTTTAATTCCCGCCTTCAGAAGCAGCGATAACGGAACGTACACATGCAATCCTGCAAATATCAGCGAAAGCAACTCTATCACCGTATACATGACAA ATCCTCCTATGATCGATCTTCATAGCGATAGTGGGGTTGCGTACGAAGGAAACTTCCTAATCATCAATGGAACTATCACCTATAAGGGTGGTTCACTGAATATCACGCTAGAAGATAGGAGAGGATACACGTTCGGCCCCAAAAAGGAATTGTCCGTATTTGGCAAAGCAAACTTCACCTTCATCTTGCCTAATATTACTTTGACTCTGCAAGGACTTGTGACCATTTATATGCAATCATTTCTTCGAGACACTTCTTCACGTGGCATCTATAAATCGAAGTCAATATTTCTTACGTTAATAC GAAAACCCAAAACACCGCATGTTTCCATCACAAAGAAGTGGCCTATGGCAATAGCAAAATGGCGCGTTCCGCCAGGTGATGTAAATTACCGATATGATCCCGTTTCAAAGTTTAAAGCGCGTCGGACCTATTCAAATGGAACTTCCACTGTGCAAATATTCAACGAGTCAACCAAACAAATCACCATCTATAGTCCTGGAGAAACAATCACGTTTTCAGTTACTGCCCTTGGAGAACACACACAAAGTGGCACTGGCTTGACGACTATTCAAATTGAATGCTTTGATCCGAATA gGCCGACCAACTTTTTCGTTGATTCTGATACCAATTTCGTGCTTCTTAACGCAAGCGGAAAGGCACTTCCGATATGTCTTTCGAATCCTTTGCCTATTCATATGCCTAAAGGACTCCAACTTGACGCTAAAAATGTAGTCAGTGTCGCCAGGTCACTTGGCGAAGTGCACGCACACTACGACTACAGCAAATTCTATTACACAAACCTTGACCTGACAAAATTGTTTGAAACAAGTCAGCTTGTCATCTCTAATGGATCGTGTCCACAGATCGTTTCATTCTGCAATGAATCACAGTATGTTAAATTTAACAATCTCTCCCACGGCAATTTAGGAAGTCCTATTGCTACTGATGTTCCAACACTATCGTCTAATGCGAGTGCCACTGTATCTTTGTTTTCTAATGCAACTGCAACTACCTCTAATACTACAA TTTCTGATCAATCTCTGCAGCTGGTTGCTCCACTCTCGGTCGCAGCCGGTCTTGTCATAGTATTGGCTATGCTACTTCCCATCTTCATATATTTGAAATGTGCAGAAAGcggcaaaacaaaaaacagtCTTTCGAAGATTCATCGTGACGAGCGACAGGATGTCGATGTCTCCACTTACTTGCCGGTGCCTGCACAAGCTTACTTGCAAGAAGGACAGACAGCTGTAAATCAAGACGACAGCATCGAAGAAG CAGAAGTTTGTAAACGCAAAACTTCTCAGGAAAAAACAGCATCGACTAAAG AGAGTGCCAGTGAAAAGGAGGCACTGCAGTTGCCTGCTTTTAGAAGCAATATTGAGCGTACTCTTG GTCAAGAATTTATGAAGGTGCAGGGGAGACTTGACGACATGGAGGAAAGATTGGAGGAAAGATTTGACGAATTGGGGCAGCAGATGAAAGAAATGGCTCCGGCG AATCTTTCTGAATCTCACAATCCACACAATG aaaaattgaataGAAAACCTGCAACAGAGGAGCTAATCGACCTGAGTAAAGCTGTTGTCTGTAAGTGGAAGGTTATAGCTCTACGTCTAAAAATTCCTGGCACCGCCGTTGAACAAATTGATTTGGATTACAATAAAACCCAGGAAAAGGCCTACAAAGTATTAGAAGCATGGATAGAGCAGGAATCAGAGGCTGCATCAGTGGAAGCGCTTTGCCGAGCTCTTTGCAAAGAAGGCATGCGTGCTACTGCTGCAACTATTTTTAAACTAGACGACGAAGTTCTCTGTCGCTTTGGTAGAAACTAA
- the LOC136199477 gene encoding uncharacterized protein isoform X1, protein MKPSVAFFLVLVLAMAGAPRNVAARMASPPKPKLTSTLYAVLPGRLVTLTCHTSIKPVLWFLNGNKLRESVFHVFQNDRQRLLIPAFRSSDNGTYTCNPANISESNSITVYMTNPPMIDLHSDSGVAYEGNFLIINGTITYKGGSLNITLEDRRGYTFGPKKELSVFGKANFTFILPNITLTLQGLVTIYMQSFLRDTSSRGIYKSKSIFLTLIRKPKTPHVSITKKWPMAIAKWRVPPGDVNYRYDPVSKFKARRTYSNGTSTVQIFNESTKQITIYSPGETITFSVTALGEHTQSGTGLTTIQIECFDPNRPTNFFVDSDTNFVLLNASGKALPICLSNPLPIHMPKGLQLDAKNVVSVARSLGEVHAHYDYSKFYYTNLDLTKLFETSQLVISNGSCPQIVSFCNESQYVKFNNLSHGNLGSPIATDVPTLSSNASATVSLFSNATATTSNTTISDQSLQLVAPLSVAAGLVIVLAMLLPIFIYLKCAESGKTKNSLSKIHRDERQDVDVSTYLPVPAQAYLQEGQTAVNQDDSIEEAALKAEVCKRKTSQEKTASTKESASEKEALQLPAFRSNIERTLGQEFMKVQGRLDDMEERLEERFDELGQQMKEMAPANLSESHNPHNEKLNRKPATEELIDLSKAVVCKWKVIALRLKIPGTAVEQIDLDYNKTQEKAYKVLEAWIEQESEAASVEALCRALCKEGMRATAATIFKLDDEVLCRFGRN, encoded by the exons ATGAAACCAAGCGTTGCTTTTTTCCTGGTACTTGTGCTGGCAATGGCAGGTGCCCCACGGAATGTAGCCGCAAGGATGGCTTCTCCTCCGAAGCCGAAGTTAACGTCGACACTCTACGCAGTGTTGCCTGGGAGACTTGTTACCTTGACTTGTCACACGTCTATCAAGCCTGTCCTTTGGTTTTTAAATGGAAACAAGCTACGTGAATCCGTCTTTCACGTTTTTCAAAACGACCGTCAGCGACTTTTAATTCCCGCCTTCAGAAGCAGCGATAACGGAACGTACACATGCAATCCTGCAAATATCAGCGAAAGCAACTCTATCACCGTATACATGACAA ATCCTCCTATGATCGATCTTCATAGCGATAGTGGGGTTGCGTACGAAGGAAACTTCCTAATCATCAATGGAACTATCACCTATAAGGGTGGTTCACTGAATATCACGCTAGAAGATAGGAGAGGATACACGTTCGGCCCCAAAAAGGAATTGTCCGTATTTGGCAAAGCAAACTTCACCTTCATCTTGCCTAATATTACTTTGACTCTGCAAGGACTTGTGACCATTTATATGCAATCATTTCTTCGAGACACTTCTTCACGTGGCATCTATAAATCGAAGTCAATATTTCTTACGTTAATAC GAAAACCCAAAACACCGCATGTTTCCATCACAAAGAAGTGGCCTATGGCAATAGCAAAATGGCGCGTTCCGCCAGGTGATGTAAATTACCGATATGATCCCGTTTCAAAGTTTAAAGCGCGTCGGACCTATTCAAATGGAACTTCCACTGTGCAAATATTCAACGAGTCAACCAAACAAATCACCATCTATAGTCCTGGAGAAACAATCACGTTTTCAGTTACTGCCCTTGGAGAACACACACAAAGTGGCACTGGCTTGACGACTATTCAAATTGAATGCTTTGATCCGAATA gGCCGACCAACTTTTTCGTTGATTCTGATACCAATTTCGTGCTTCTTAACGCAAGCGGAAAGGCACTTCCGATATGTCTTTCGAATCCTTTGCCTATTCATATGCCTAAAGGACTCCAACTTGACGCTAAAAATGTAGTCAGTGTCGCCAGGTCACTTGGCGAAGTGCACGCACACTACGACTACAGCAAATTCTATTACACAAACCTTGACCTGACAAAATTGTTTGAAACAAGTCAGCTTGTCATCTCTAATGGATCGTGTCCACAGATCGTTTCATTCTGCAATGAATCACAGTATGTTAAATTTAACAATCTCTCCCACGGCAATTTAGGAAGTCCTATTGCTACTGATGTTCCAACACTATCGTCTAATGCGAGTGCCACTGTATCTTTGTTTTCTAATGCAACTGCAACTACCTCTAATACTACAA TTTCTGATCAATCTCTGCAGCTGGTTGCTCCACTCTCGGTCGCAGCCGGTCTTGTCATAGTATTGGCTATGCTACTTCCCATCTTCATATATTTGAAATGTGCAGAAAGcggcaaaacaaaaaacagtCTTTCGAAGATTCATCGTGACGAGCGACAGGATGTCGATGTCTCCACTTACTTGCCGGTGCCTGCACAAGCTTACTTGCAAGAAGGACAGACAGCTGTAAATCAAGACGACAGCATCGAAGAAG CTGCTTTAAAAGCAGAAGTTTGTAAACGCAAAACTTCTCAGGAAAAAACAGCATCGACTAAAG AGAGTGCCAGTGAAAAGGAGGCACTGCAGTTGCCTGCTTTTAGAAGCAATATTGAGCGTACTCTTG GTCAAGAATTTATGAAGGTGCAGGGGAGACTTGACGACATGGAGGAAAGATTGGAGGAAAGATTTGACGAATTGGGGCAGCAGATGAAAGAAATGGCTCCGGCG AATCTTTCTGAATCTCACAATCCACACAATG aaaaattgaataGAAAACCTGCAACAGAGGAGCTAATCGACCTGAGTAAAGCTGTTGTCTGTAAGTGGAAGGTTATAGCTCTACGTCTAAAAATTCCTGGCACCGCCGTTGAACAAATTGATTTGGATTACAATAAAACCCAGGAAAAGGCCTACAAAGTATTAGAAGCATGGATAGAGCAGGAATCAGAGGCTGCATCAGTGGAAGCGCTTTGCCGAGCTCTTTGCAAAGAAGGCATGCGTGCTACTGCTGCAACTATTTTTAAACTAGACGACGAAGTTCTCTGTCGCTTTGGTAGAAACTAA
- the LOC136199533 gene encoding protein sidekick-1-like isoform X2, which yields MLGFRFTAYCIAALVIVVIESSAVTLQLIGFGSVTIGHQAEMSCTVNSSLRIVEWRKDLTLIPLSNSPGSHYQFNAEKSSLVIAQLLAADKGLYQCIAETASNHRIPSNSVLLDVLVKPTIFPMGAVVREGSSARLGCPGHDFTHVYWSKDGRDIFHKTGYRHNGSSHEYLDILQASPADAGKYNCTAINNYLILGRSAFPTLVVEYAPVIVQGPRGKTVVKGYEVHLFCNVTGVPPPRIYWKKDGAFVKTLGKRFEVGYAEGTLFIETAELSDAGLYSCFANNSVNSLGKESKAVKLNIIGVQKFYAGEDAYKTVLYGANETIWCTSNHSISNRVIWYKGGKELETTNQLVAGSSGQLLIFQATYNISGVYECNFEGQLLPPGIKLFQKVFITIRGPPSAPELLSVSLKLINESVAIAHLNWTIPFDGNSPITGFTISVGQGRNNLIRKHVVNHLASAVSLVLDVLKFGVPTFFWLFYVFAHNVHGNSSQSNVLIREFKRATNLPTFVSQATIRPKEAASTPVHAINSTKGIFTTSRAIIITESAVVSDVYVQVTVPLVSIIIVLTAIFIFRRRSKRPRRLCPITVEGWKQYRETEWQRTERL from the exons ATGCTCGGCTTTCGCTTTACTGCATATTGCATTGCTGCGCTGGTCATCGTTGTGATAG aaagTAGCGCTGTTACACTTCAGCTTATCGGTTTCGGCAGCGTTACTATTGGACACCAAGCTGAAATGTCGTGCACCGTCAACTCATCTCTCAGAATAGTCGAATGGAGGAAAGATCTCACTTTGATTCCTCTCTCCAACTCTCCCGGTTCTCACTACCAATTCAACGCGGAAAAGTCATCTCTAGTTATCGCTCAGCTCCTTGCAGCGGACAAGGGATTGTATCAATGCATAGCAGAAACAGCGTCGAACCATAGAATCCCGAGCAATTCGGTTCTCCTAGACGTTCTTG TGAAGCCCACGATCTTTCCCATGGgtgccgtcgttcgcgaGGGATCGTCCGCGAGGCTGGGCTGCCCCGGTCACGACTTCACCCACGTCTACTGGTCGAAAGACGGTCGAGACATATTCCATAAGACAGGCTATCGGCACAACGGAAGTTCCCATGAATATCTCGATATCCTTCAAGCATCTCCGGCAGACGCTGGCAAATATAACTGCACCGCTATCAACAATTACCTGATATTGGGTAGATCAGCGTTTCCCACCTTAGTTGTTGAAT ATGCTCCTGTTATTGTTCAGGGTCCCCGTGGAAAGACGGTCGTCAAGGGCTACGAAGTGCACTTGTTCTGCAACGTTACTGGGGTTCCTCCGCCGCGAATCTACTGGAAGAAAGACGGAGCTTTTGTCAAGACGCTGGGCAAAAGGTTTGAAGTAGGATACGCTGAAGGAACACTTTTCATAGAAACGGCTGAGCTAAGCGATGCGGGACTGTACTCGTGCTTTGCCAATAACAGCGTAAATTCCTTGGGGAAGGAATCAAAGGCAGTCAAATTGAATATTATTG gcgtTCAGAAATTTTACGCAGGAGAGGATGCCTACAAGACAGTTCTATATGGAGCAAACGAGACGATCTGGTGCACCTCGAATCATTCGATTTCAAACCGTGTTATTTGGTACAAAGGCGGAAAGGAGCtagagacgacgaatcaaCTCGTCGCAGGTAGTAGCGGGCAGCTACTCATTTTTCAGGCTACGTATAACATCAGCGGTGTTTACGAATGCAATTTTGAGGGTCAACTTCTGCCGCCCGGTATTAAGCTCTTTCAAAAAGTCTTCATTACCATTCGAG GCCCGCCATCTGCTCCAGAGCTGCTTAGTGTTTCTCTAAAACTCATCAATGAAAGTGTTGCAATTGCACATTTGAATTGGACAATTCCATTTGACGGTAATAGTCCTATCACTGGCTTTACAATTAGTGTAGGTCAAGGTCGAAACAACCTGATTCGAAAGCACGTCGTTAATCACCTGGCGAGTGCTGTCAGTTTGGTTTTGGACGTGTTGAAGTTTGGCGTCCCAACGTTTTTCTGGTTGTTTTACGTCTTTGCGCACAATGTCCACGGAAATTCTTCACAATCAAACGTTCTAATTCGAGAGTTCAAACGTGCGACAAATCTACCGACCTTTGTTAGCCAAGCAACAATACGACCTAAGGAGGCGGCTTCAACACCCGTTCACGCCATCAACTCGACGAAAG GAATTTTTACAACGTCTCGCGCTATCATTATTACCGAGAGTGCGGTTGTAAGCGACGTTTATGTTCAAGTCACAGTGCCACTAGTATCAATTATTATTGTCTTAACtgcaatatttatttttcggCGAAGGTCTAAAAGGCCAAGGCGACTGTGTCCAATTACAGTGGAAGGCTGGAAGCAGTATCGAGAAACGGAGTGGCAAAGAACTGAAAGACTCTAG
- the LOC136199666 gene encoding cilia- and flagella-associated protein 45-like has translation MLIQLGEQLYLAQENLVESRLYSIQAASRVLSKQERQTLKEAAKSYKEEQQDACNTRKNDMEHMEQYRTRNAKTSDLEQEAQEHFQYLLSKARTQMEEQEDEIKKLNELILNAKCHAIRDAQLEEKKLILKQKNRSSNANSSEYIDEERHDQEQQAMLQYLDKLQREDMESLQRKREVQLKLMADVAKANKEIQKIKERNNEGDASS, from the exons ATGTTGATCCAACTGGGAGAACAGTTATACTTAGCTCAGGAGAATTTAGTCGAATCAAG ACTGTATTCTATACAGGCTGCTTCTCGAGTTTTGTCTAAGCAAGAACGCCAAACACTCAAAGAAGCAGCCAAGTCTTATAAAGAAGAACAGCAG GATGCTTGCAATACTAGAAAGAATGACATGGAGCATATGGAACAGTATCGAACGAGAAATGCAAAGACATCTGATCTAGAACAA GAAGCCCAGGAACACTTCCAGTATCTTCTCTCGAAAGCTCGTACGCAGATGGAGGAGCAAGAGGACGAAATCAAGAAACTGAATGAG TTGATCTTGAACGCGAAATGTCACGCCATACGCGACGCCCAgctggaagagaagaaactcATCT tgAAACAAAA AAACAGATCGTCGAACGCCAACAGCAGCGAATATATCGACGAAGAGCGTCACGATCAGGAGCAACAGGCAATGTTGCAATATCTCGACAAACTCCAACGCGAGGACATGGAGAGCTTGCAGCGCAAACGCGAAGTCCAACTGAAGCTCATGGCCGACGTCGCAAAAGCGAACAAAGAGATTCAGAAGATCAAGGAGCGGAATAATGAAGGAGACGCCTCTAGCTAG
- the LOC136199533 gene encoding uncharacterized protein isoform X1 → MRDRATKKSILRPLVFVLQIHCALQATLLQATSGAVKPGAFVSLKCYTDQRPTSWNWELNGEKLNGSIHYFADNGNEQVLKIPKFGIEYNGSFVCFPHHAPKSNSVTIYLTYPPGVRVFGSRFSAYETANVTINMTISYQGGYVKLSLVHNGKQSVSSKKFVYSKSRISLELTNVSRQMHGDWKVKLESHFADSPGQGVFYSSSFSLEIIRKPDQPNLSYIIASDRTSAAISWTVPAGNPNFHYDRIQMFRAQLRNSSGLFSYEFNASNHKTVIEKLAPGETVTFSIAAIGYHTQSDAGVVSISIECFGPHRPVSFIQSSIGQVYLNLSGLVYPVCLDSNSPKPKDSMISVERSRLINFTSNATDYYRVNLNWTKSPTEGKLSINSTSCPKVVSVCNTLLYLNASDKDSGATINPTTDLSGTTADSRAADHYSTAGTTTYSKPASTSMPDHYSTAGITTDSKLPTDYSPHEPATEEVSEASSTSLILTICFGAGIPLLLLLVVVIVFIILRRKQRIFNLSEASKCESIDSESNREPVDEATTTFTITDDAILQNCPNGTTSDVSSLPMFSSDASLEDDREPVQDERREPQAVPLPGVNVSVSLSEGNFKRFEAIMQKAVREGNQEHNDTLNDAMTKIESHCLAPPRLQTFQPASLP, encoded by the exons ATGAGGGATAGAgctacaaagaaaagtaTTCTAAGACCTCTAGTATTTGTTTTGCAAATACACT GCGCGCTGCAAGCAACGCTCTTGCAGGCTACGTCTGGTGCAGTGAAACCCGGGGCTTTCGTCTCCCTCAAGTGTTACACAGATCAGCGGCCCACTTCTTGGAATTGGGAACTCAACGGAGAGAAACTTAATGGCTCTATCCACTATTTTGCTGACAATGGCAACGAGCAAGTATTAAAGATTCCGAAGTTTGGTATTGAGTACAATGGATCTTTCGTTTGCTTTCCGCATCATGCTCCCAAAAGCAATTCGGTTACAATCTATCTAACAT ATCCGCCAGGAGTAAGGGTATTTggttctcgtttttctgcatacGAAACTGCAAATGTTACAATCAATATGACAATTTCGTATCAAGGCGGATACGTGAAGCTGTCGTTGGTTCATAACGGCAAACAGTCCGTATCATCGAAAAAGTTTGTATATAGCAAATCAAGGATTTCTCTTGAGTTGACAAACGTTTCCCGTCAAATGCATGGAGATTGGAAAGTCAAACTGGAGTCACATTTTGCAGACTCTCCTGGGCAGGGCGTGTTTTAttcttcgtcattttctcTCGAAATAATAA GAAAGCCGGATCAACCAAATCTTTCGTATATCATTGCGTCTGATAGGACATCAGCAGCAATATCATGGACCGTGCCAGCAGGAAATCCGAACTTTCATTATGATAGGATTCAAATGTTTAGGGCACAGCTAAGGAACAGCAGCGGGCTCTTTTCATATGAATTTAATGCGTCTAACCACAAAACCGTTATTGAGAAACTTGCTCCAGGAGAAACTGTGACTTTTTCAATTGCAGCAATTGGATATCACACGCAGAGCGATGCTGGTGTGGTATCTATTTCAATCGAGTGCTTCGGTCCTCATA GGCCAGTTTCATTTATCCAAAGTTCCATCGGTCAGGTGTACCTGAATTTAAGCGGCTTAGTCTATCCTGTATGCCTGGATTCTAACTCTCCAAAACCAAAGGATTCAATGATTTCCGTTGAACGTTCAAGACTAATAAATTTCACATCAAACGCCACAGACTATTACAGGGTGAACCTGAACTGGACAAAATCTCCCACAGAAGGAAAGCTCTCGATCAATTCTACATCATGTCCTAAAGTAGTTTCGGTTTGCAATACGCTTCTGTATTTGAACGCTTCTGACAAAGACAGCGGCGCTACGATTAATCCCACAACCGATCTAAGTGGCACCACCGCTGATTCAAGGGCGGCTGATCATTATTCTACGGCTGGCACCACCACTTATTCAAAGCCAGCGTCTACTTCAATGCCTGATCATTATTCCACTGCTGGGATCACCACTGACTCAAAGTTACCTACCGATTATTCTCCTCATGAGCCTGCTACCGAAGAAGTCTCAG AAGCCTCTTCTACATCACTCATATTGACAATTTGCTTTGGAGCTGGGATTCCTCTTTTACTTCTACTAGTAGTAGTAATAGTCTTTATAATCTTAAGACGAAAACAACGgattttcaatttgtctGAAGCTTCTAAGTGCGAGTCAATCGACTCTGAAAGCAACAGAGAGCCAGTTGATGAAGCTACAACAACCTTTACCATCACCGATGATGCAATTTTGCAAAACTGTCCTAATGGCACAACGTccgacgtttcttctctccCTATGT TTTCAAGTGATGCTTCTTTGGAGGATGACAGAGAGCCGGTTCAAGATGAAAG GCGTGAACCACAAGCCGTGCCTTTACCTGGTGTCAATGTTTCTGTGTCACTGTCagaag GCAATTTCAAGCGTTTCGAAGCCATCATGCAGAAGGCCGTGCGTGAGGGTAATCAGGAACACAATGACACTTTAAATGACGCAATGACTAAGATTGAGAGCCACTGCTTAGCCCCGCCGCGGCTACAGACCTTTCAACCAGCTTCTTTACCGTGA